The Flavobacterium piscisymbiosum genome includes a region encoding these proteins:
- a CDS encoding Fic family protein — MKTLLKNARELKGLKTREVAQILGIDQALISKFESGTRKPTREQISKLSQLLEIDFETLMIAWLKEKILYEIGDDEFALKALMVAEQEIKYNKTVSKLKISKTLENLLKEIDLLKAKLDSYRQYDSFRITQALELEYTFESNRIEGNTMTLRETDMVINEGLTISGKSMREHMEAINHQEAIGFIKDLMQRSVSLNERDLLSIHNLILRGIIPEDAGRYRKVQVMIKGSTHMPPQPFMVAKEMEDYFIWYETNKNKLHPVILAAEMHERLITIHPFIDGNGRTSRLVMNLILLQKGYIIANIKGDYDNRMQYYQTLETAQTKNNKEDFLLFVAKTEKENLERYIGIIAQ, encoded by the coding sequence ATGAAAACACTTCTTAAAAATGCAAGAGAACTAAAAGGATTAAAGACTAGAGAAGTGGCGCAAATCCTGGGTATTGATCAGGCATTAATAAGTAAATTTGAATCAGGAACAAGAAAACCAACCAGAGAACAAATTTCAAAACTTTCTCAGCTTTTAGAAATTGACTTTGAAACCTTAATGATTGCCTGGCTCAAGGAAAAAATTCTATATGAAATTGGAGATGATGAATTTGCCTTAAAAGCATTAATGGTAGCGGAACAGGAAATTAAATACAATAAAACTGTTTCAAAATTAAAAATCTCCAAAACTTTAGAAAATCTTTTAAAGGAGATTGATCTATTAAAAGCAAAATTAGACAGTTATCGCCAATATGACAGCTTTAGAATTACTCAGGCATTAGAATTAGAATATACTTTTGAAAGTAATAGAATTGAAGGAAACACAATGACACTTCGTGAAACTGACATGGTCATTAATGAAGGTCTTACAATTTCCGGAAAAAGTATGCGTGAGCATATGGAGGCCATTAATCATCAGGAAGCGATTGGTTTTATCAAAGATTTAATGCAAAGAAGTGTTTCATTAAACGAACGCGATCTTTTATCAATCCATAATTTAATTCTGCGCGGGATAATTCCAGAAGACGCAGGTCGTTACCGTAAAGTACAAGTTATGATAAAAGGAAGCACACATATGCCACCACAACCATTTATGGTTGCCAAAGAAATGGAAGATTATTTTATTTGGTATGAAACCAATAAAAATAAACTGCATCCCGTTATTTTGGCGGCCGAAATGCATGAAAGATTAATCACAATTCATCCTTTTATTGATGGAAACGGAAGAACTTCTCGTCTGGTCATGAATTTAATTTTATTACAAAAAGGATATATAATTGCTAATATCAAAGGAGATTATGATAACCGTATGCAATATTATCAGACTTTAGAAACTGCGCAGACAAAAAATAATAAAGAAGACTTTTTACTTTTTGTAGCTAAAACTGAAAAAGAAAACTTAGAACGATATATTGGTATTATTGCGCAATAA
- a CDS encoding membrane lipoprotein lipid attachment site-containing protein: MKKYLFLVIAVLALSGCGSNTSIVNSWRDPKITVAQENFKKVLVVALLKDEASRRVTENRIAASNEIFKTSYQYLNETTKNLTQEQKLKILQDENFDGVITLRLVSKEKETTYVPGTYTGMYYGGFDGMYTGMYGYGFGNWYGMYSPNFYDPGYYQETTSYMVETNVFSLKENKLIWTGTTKSDYVTDLGQTVDAIMQTVVQEMRKDGSLPPKSKI; this comes from the coding sequence ATGAAAAAATACTTATTTTTAGTAATCGCTGTTCTTGCTCTTTCAGGTTGTGGCAGTAACACTTCTATTGTAAATAGCTGGAGAGATCCAAAAATAACAGTCGCTCAGGAAAATTTCAAAAAAGTTCTGGTTGTAGCTTTATTAAAAGACGAAGCTTCAAGAAGAGTTACTGAAAACAGAATTGCTGCCAGTAATGAAATTTTCAAAACTTCTTATCAGTACTTAAACGAAACAACCAAAAATCTTACTCAGGAGCAAAAATTAAAAATATTGCAGGATGAGAATTTTGATGGCGTTATTACATTGCGTTTAGTAAGCAAAGAAAAAGAAACAACTTATGTTCCCGGAACTTACACAGGCATGTACTACGGCGGCTTCGACGGAATGTATACCGGAATGTATGGTTACGGTTTTGGAAACTGGTACGGAATGTACTCTCCTAACTTTTATGACCCGGGATACTATCAGGAAACGACATCATATATGGTAGAAACCAATGTTTTTTCATTAAAAGAAAATAAATTAATCTGGACAGGAACGACAAAATCAGATTACGTTACTGATTTAGGTCAAACGGTTGATGCTATTATGCAGACTGTAGTTCAGGAAATGAGAAAAGACGGATCTCTTCCTCCAAAAAGTAAAATATAA